A genomic window from Solanum stenotomum isolate F172 chromosome 10, ASM1918654v1, whole genome shotgun sequence includes:
- the LOC125878406 gene encoding flavonoid 3'-monooxygenase CYP75B137-like, translating into MSLKFFKPLFDSFSCSWQESNIEQKGVFYSYVLGIVALLWFLWLFINKSKKGQPPLPPGPKALPLLGNLHSLDPELHTYFASLSQTYGSICRLWLGKKLGIIITSPALAREVLKDQDTIFANRDVPAAGREATYGGTDIVWTPYGPKWRMLRKVCVREMLSGSTLDSVYALRRRELRQTINYFYSQAGLPVNIGEQMFLTVLNVITSMLWGGTVKGEERASLGAEFRHVVTKMTELLGTPNLSDFYPGLARFDLQGVTKKMKVLAKRFDKIFESMIDKRQEIDTNGGMEAGVGQENKDFLQVLLKLKDDEAAKMPLTMPELKALLMDMIVGGTDTTSNTVEFAMAEIMNKPDVLRKLQQEIDIVVGKDNIVEESHIQHLPYLYAVMKEVLRLHPALPLLVPHCPSETSIVGGSTVPKGSRVFINVWAIQRDPSIWENPTEFHPERFFENKWDYSGNDLNYFPFGSGRRICAGIAMAERMFMYSLASLIHSFDWKLPEGETLDLTEKFGIVLKKKMPLVAIPTPRLSNPTLYE; encoded by the exons ATGtctctcaaattcttcaaaccTCTGTTTGATTCTTTCTCATGTTCCTGGCAAGAATCAAATATTGAACAAAAAGGTGTATTTTACTCCTATGTTCTTGGTATTGTAGCTTTACTATGGTTTCTTTGGCTTTTCATTAACAAGTCAAAAAAGGGACAGCCCCCATTGCCACCAGGGCCTAAAGCTTTGCCTTTGCTAGGTAATCTCCATTCTCTTGATCCTGAACTTCATACCTATTTTGCATCTCTTTCCCAAACTTATGGCTCCATTTGTAGACTCTGGCTTGGTAAAAAACTTGGGATCATTATTACTTCGCCTGCCTTAGCTCGCGAGGTTCTTAAGGATCAAGATACCATTTTTGCTAATAGAGATGTGCCTGCTGCTGGTAGAGAAGCTACATATGGTGGCACTGATATAGTTTGGACTCCTTATGGACCGAAATGGCGCATGTTGAGGAAAGTATGTGTTCGCGAAATGCTTAGTGGTTCTACTTTAGATTCTGTTTATGCATTGAGGCGACGGGAGCTTAGACAAACGATCAATTACTTCTATAGTCAGGCGGGATTGCCTGTGAATATAGGTGAACAGATGTTCTTGACTGTGCTTAATGTGATTACAAGCATGTTATGGGGTGGCACAGTGAAGGGCGAGGAAAGAGCTAGTCTTGGGGCAGAGTTTAGGCATGTTGTTACTAAGATGACTGAACTGTTAGGTACTCCAAATCTTTCTGATTTTTATCCGGGCTTGGCCAGGTTTGATTTGCAGGGTGTTACAAAGAAGATGAAAGTATTGGCAAAGAGATTTGATAAGATATTTGAGAGCATGATTGATAAAAGACAGGAGATTGATACAAATGGTGGGATGGAAGCTGGTGTTGGCCAAGAAAATAAGGATTTTTTGCAAGTTTTGCTGAAACTGAAAGATGATGAAGCTGCCAAAATGCCTTTGACCATGCCTGAACTCAAAGCCTTACTCATG GATATGATTGTCGGTGGAACTGACACAACCTCCAACACGGTTGAGTTTGCCATGGCTGAAATTATGAACAAGCCAGACGTCCTGAGAAAATTGCAACAAGAAATAGATATAGTTGTGGGTAAAGATAACATAGTGGAAGAGTCTCATATTCAACACTTACCATATTTGTATGCAGTTATGAAAGAAGTCTTGCGTCTACATCCAGCGCTTCCACTCTTGGTTCCTCATTGTCCTAGTGAGACAAGCATTGTTGGAGGATCCACTGTTCCTAAAGGATCTCGTGTTTTCATAAATGTATGGGCTATACAGAGAGATCCTTCTATATGGGAAAATCCAACTGAGTTTCATCCAGAAAGATTTTTCGAAAATAAATGGGACTATAGTGGAAATGATCTCAACTACTTCCCGTTTGGTTCTGGCAGAAGAATCTGTGCGGGGATAGCCATGGCAGAGAGGATGTTCATGTATTCGCTGGCTTCACTCATTCATTCTTTCGACTGGAAATTGCCCGAAGGAGAGACATTAGACCTTACAGAGAAGTTTGGAATtgttttgaagaagaaaatgccTCTGGTGGCTATACCTACTCCAAGATTATCCAATCCGACACTGTATGAGTAA
- the LOC125843262 gene encoding MYB-like transcription factor ODO1, which produces MGRQPCCDKLGVKKGPWTAEEDKKLINFILTNGQCCWRAVPKLAGLRRCGKSCRLRWTNYLRPDLKRGLLSEAEEKLVIDLHARLGNRWSKIAARLPGRTDNEIKNHWNTHIKKKLLKMGIDPVTHEPLNKAENPADQNKNNDHQLVVVVPESTSVTAAAISSELENSSTSSSSASSSENSCNESKLVLDTFNENDPLLNNLLESDDTPPLIDSSWELPIKSFDNIINNNNNHMTSSWDDESFNWLLDCQDFGIHDFGFDNCFNNDVELEVFNTKYDMENKK; this is translated from the exons atGGGAAGACAACCttgttgtgacaaacttggagTGAAAAAAGGTCCATGGACAGCTGAGGAAGACAAAAAACTCATCAATTTTATTCTTACAAATGGACAATGTTGTTGGCGTGCTGTTCCTAAACTTGCTGGTCTTAGGCGTTGTGGTAAGAGTTGTCGTTTAAGATGGACTAATTATCTTCGACCAGACTTGAAAAGAGGACTTCTTAGTGAAGCTGAGGAGAAATTGGTCATTGATCTCCATGCTCGTCTCGGGAatag atGGTCCAAGATTGCTGCAAGATTACCAGGAAGGACTGATAATGAGATAAAAAATCACTGGAACACGCATATTAAGAAAAAGCTTCTCAAAATGGGGATTGATCCTGTCACACATGAACCACTCAACAAAGCAGAAAATCCAGctgatcaaaataaaaataatgatcatCAGCTGGTAGTGGTTGTACCGGAGAGTACAAGCGTTACTGCAGCAGCCATTTCTTCAGAATTAGAAAATTCATCTACCTCATCTTCTTCTGCTTCTTCGTCTGAAAACTCTTGTAATGAATCAAAGCTTGTTCTTGACACGTTTAACGAAAATGATCCACTCCTGAACAACCTACTGGAATCTGACGATACTCCTCCTCTTATCGACTCATCTTGGGAACTCCCAATAAAAAGTTTTGAtaacatcatcaacaacaacaacaaccataTGACATCATCGTGGGACGACGAAAGTTTCAATTGGCTATTGGATTGTCAAGACTTTGGGATCCATGactttggttttgataattgcTTCAACAATGATGTTGAATTGGAGGTCTTTAACACTAAGTATGACATGGAGAACAAAAAATGA
- the LOC125878407 gene encoding flavonoid 3'-monooxygenase CYP75B137-like: MSLKFFKPLFDSSSWPLQELNVEQKGVVFSYFLGFLALLWFLWFFISNNSNKRLPPGPKALPLIGNLHSLDPELHTYFASLSQTYGPICRLLLGKKIGIIITSPALAREVLKDQDTIFANRDVPAAGREATYGGNDITWTPYGPKWRMLRKVCVRDMLSGSTLDSVYGLRKKELRQTINYFYSQKGLPVNVGEQMFLTILNVITSMLWGGTVKGEERANLGAEFRHVVNEMTELLGTPNVSDFYPGLDWFDLQGVIKKMKVLAKRFDKIFESMIDQRQKMDRNAEMGADVGQESKDFLQVLLKLKDEADSKMPLTRTELKALLMDMVVGGTDTTANAVEFAMAEIMNKPDVLRKLQQELDTVVGKDNIVEESHIQHLPYFYAVMKEALRLHPALPLLVPHCPSETCTVGGYTVPKGSCVFINVWAIQRDPSIWENPTEFHPERFLDNKWDYSGNDFNYFPFGSGRRICAGIAMAERMFMYSLASLIHSFDWKLPEGETLDLTEKFGIVLKKKMPLVAIPIPRLSNPTLYE, encoded by the exons ATGtctctcaaattcttcaaaccCCTTTTTGATTCTTCCTCATGGCCCCTTCAAGAACTCAATGTTGAGCAAAAGGGGGTGgttttctcctattttcttgGGTTTTTAGCTTTACTATGGTTCCTTTGGTTTTTCATCAGTAATAACTCAAACAAGAGACTGCCACCAGGCCCTAAAGCTTTGCCCTTGATAGGTAATCTTCATTCTCTTGATCCTGAACTTCACACCTATTTTGCATCTCTTTCCCAAACTTATGGCCCGATTTGTAGACTCTTGCTTGGTAAAAAAATTGGGATTATTATTACTTCTCCTGCTTTAGCTCGTGAGGTTCTTAAGGATCAAGATACCATTTTTGCTAACAGAGATGTGCCGGCTGCTGGTAGAGAAGCTACATATGGTGGAAATGACATAACTTGGACTCCTTATGGACCGAAATGGCGTATGTTGAGGAAGGTTTGTGTTCGTGATATGCTTAGTGGTTCTACTTTAGATTCTGTTTATGGACTAAGGAAAAAGGAGCTTAGACAGACAATCAATTACTTCTATAGTCAGAAGGGTTTACCAGTGAACGTTGGTGAACAGATGTTCTTGACTATTCTTAATGTGATTACAAGCATGTTATGGGGTGGCACAGTGAAGGGTGAGGAAAGAGCTAATCTTGGGGCAGAGTTTAGGCATGTTGTGAATGAAATGACTGAGCTGTTAGGTACTCCAAATGTTTCCGATTTTTACCCGGGCTTGGACTGGTTCGATTTGCAGGGTGTTATAAAGAAGATGAAAGTGTTGGCAAAGAGATTTGATAAGATATTTGAGAGCATGATTGATCAAAGACAGAAAATGGATAGAAATGCTGAGATGGGAGCTGATGTTGGTCAAGAAAGCAAGGACTTTTTGCAAGTTTTGCTGAAGTTGAAAGATGAAGCAGATTCCAAAATGCCTCTGACTAGGACTGAACTCAAAGCCTTACTCATG GATATGGTTGTTGGTGGAACTGACACTACTGCCAACGCAGTTGAGTTTGCCATGGCTGAAATTATGAACAAACCAGATGTCTTGAGGAAATTACAACAAGAACTAGATACCGTCGTGGGAAAAGATAACATAGTGGAAGAGTCTCATATTCAACACTTACCATATTTCTATGCAGTTATGAAAGAAGCCTTGCGTTTACATCCAGCTCTTCCACTATTGGTGCCACATTGTCCTAGTGAAACATGCACTGTTGGAGGATACACTGTCCCTAAAGGATCTTGTGTTTTCATAAATGTATGGGCTATACAGCGAGATCCTTCTATCTGGGAAAATCCAACTGAGTTCCATCCAGAGAGATTTTTGGACAATAAATGGGATTATAGTGGAAATGATTTCAACTATTTCCCATTTGGTTCTGGTAGAAGAATCTGTGCGGGGATAGCCATGGCAGAGAGGATGTTCATGTATTCACTGGCTTCACTCATTCATTCTTTCGACTGGAAATTGCCCGAAGGAGAGACATTAGACCTCACAGAGAAGTTTGGGATTGTTCTGAAGAAGAAAATGCCTCTGGTGGCTATACCTATTCCAAGATTATCCAATCCGACACTCTATGAGTAA